A stretch of Plodia interpunctella isolate USDA-ARS_2022_Savannah chromosome 15, ilPloInte3.2, whole genome shotgun sequence DNA encodes these proteins:
- the LOC135309855 gene encoding uncharacterized protein LOC135309855, with translation METDNKISDELREFRAEIMTRFDNQEAAYKQLLDELVKNQSELQELRRSFAIAFQEAKKVTVLEDEIKVLKSRNEYLESCFSSMNSNKGKIGISNKKSEPLSFASVTKTKVQEVVAPSCGAMKQATVPAMAKPLQQENEVIRLDCTLKDVEVAENKKEENSWTEVRRKNRFSNSEIKRGGSVISTDIEGTERKKYLHVWRLKKETATENLEAYVKKICGKECPLKVEKINHKTERDYASFRIGVPESHYDKLCQSDVWPVNVEFCEWIWFRKTQDAKKISP, from the coding sequence ATGGAAACCGACAACAAGATATCAGATGAATTGCGTGAATTTCGTGCAGAAATAATGACTCGATTCGACAATCAGGAAGCAGCTTACAAGCAGCTATTGGATGAGTTAGTTAAAAATCAGTCAGAATTGCAGGAGTTACGTAGGAGTTTTGCGATTGCGTTTCAAGAAGCTAAGAAAGTAACAGTGTTggaagatgaaataaaagttctAAAAAGTAGAAATGAATACCTGGAATCGTGCTTTAGTAGTATGAATAGCAACAAAGGGAAGATTGGaatatcgaataaaaaatcagAACCATTATCTTTTGCTTCggtgacaaaaacaaaagtgcAGGAGGTAGTCGCACCATCGTGTGGGGCCATGAAACAAGCAACCGTACCGGCGATGGCGAAGCCCCTCCAACAAGAAAATGAAGTTATACGTTTGGACTGCACGTTGAAGGATGTAGAAGTCGCCGAAAACAAGAAAGAGGAAAATAGCTGGACGGAAGTAAGAAGAAAAAATCGTTTTTCTAATAGCGAAATTAAAAGAGGAGGGAGTGTGATCTCAACAGATATAGAAGGAACAGAACggaaaaagtatttacatgTGTGGCGATTAAAAAAGGAAACAGCGACAGAAAATTTAGAAgcatatgttaaaaaaatatgtggtaAAGAATGCCCACTAAAAGTcgagaaaataaatcataagaCTGAAAGAGATTATGCTTCATTTAGAATAGGAGTGCCTGAAAGCCACTATGATAAATTGTGTCAATCGGACGTATGGCCTGTCAACGTCGAATTCTGCGAATGGATTTGGTTTCGCAAAACGCAGGATGCGAAAAAAATCTCCCCATAA